The bacterium HR11 genome includes a region encoding these proteins:
- the gpgS gene encoding Glucosyl-3-phosphoglycerate synthase — translation MGDFWQNYVPTLPLIRPDVWPRLEERLAAVARRKPVGVLIPCLYSDFQAPAMTHILEVLAGIPYVKRVYISLDRAEAAEFETAVRAVADVLGPRGVVVWNDSPRLQAHIQSVETVLPLGPRGKGRAVWTALGYALGEGQVAVLAFHDADVLTYDRPFLGRLLYPVVVLGFQFAKGFYVRYRDQLYGRVARLFYFPFVRALKQILGSLDFLEYMGDFRYPLAGEMATFTSILRDIPVPADWGIEVGLLAEAYRLLNVRNICQVEITDRYDHKHQTTGPPDFSGGLTRMVVDIARAFFVEVASRGVVLPADFFQTLRLTFIARAREYSTVYGAMSEWCDLAYNLHEERSMIELFGQCIDRAVQEFREQPTGLPRLPTWHRLESALPGILDALVEAVQADLREAGRG, via the coding sequence ATGGGAGACTTTTGGCAGAACTACGTACCGACCCTGCCGTTGATCCGGCCGGACGTTTGGCCCCGCTTGGAGGAGCGTCTCGCGGCGGTGGCCCGGCGAAAGCCCGTAGGGGTCCTGATCCCCTGTCTGTACTCGGACTTTCAAGCGCCGGCGATGACCCACATCTTGGAAGTCCTGGCCGGCATCCCTTACGTGAAGAGGGTTTACATCAGCCTGGACCGGGCCGAGGCCGCCGAATTCGAGACGGCCGTCCGGGCCGTCGCCGACGTCCTGGGTCCTCGGGGCGTCGTCGTCTGGAATGACAGCCCCCGTCTGCAGGCCCATATCCAGTCCGTCGAAACCGTCCTCCCCCTGGGGCCCCGGGGCAAGGGTCGGGCCGTCTGGACGGCCCTGGGCTATGCCCTCGGGGAGGGCCAGGTCGCCGTCCTGGCTTTTCACGACGCCGACGTCCTGACTTACGACCGGCCCTTCCTCGGACGGCTCCTCTACCCCGTCGTCGTCCTCGGCTTCCAGTTCGCCAAAGGCTTCTATGTCCGGTATCGGGACCAGCTCTACGGACGGGTCGCCCGCCTGTTCTACTTCCCCTTTGTACGGGCCCTCAAGCAGATCCTGGGGTCTTTAGACTTCCTGGAGTACATGGGCGACTTCCGGTATCCCCTGGCCGGAGAAATGGCGACCTTCACGAGCATCCTGCGGGATATCCCCGTCCCGGCCGACTGGGGCATCGAGGTCGGCCTGCTCGCCGAGGCCTACCGTCTCCTGAACGTTCGGAACATCTGTCAGGTCGAAATCACGGACCGCTACGACCACAAGCACCAGACGACGGGGCCGCCCGACTTCTCGGGCGGCCTGACCCGGATGGTCGTCGACATCGCCCGGGCCTTCTTCGTGGAGGTCGCCAGCCGGGGCGTCGTCCTGCCGGCCGACTTCTTTCAGACCCTGCGGCTGACCTTCATCGCCCGGGCCCGGGAATACTCGACCGTGTATGGAGCCATGAGCGAGTGGTGCGACCTGGCGTACAACCTCCACGAAGAACGCTCGATGATCGAGCTGTTCGGTCAGTGCATCGACCGGGCCGTCCAGGAGTTTCGGGAACAACCGACGGGCCTGCCCCGACTCCCGACGTGGCACCGCCTCGAGTCGGCCCTGCCCGGCATCCTGGACGCCCTCGTCGAGGCCGTCCAGGCCGACCTCCGGGAGGCCGGACGGGGGTAA
- the pknD gene encoding Serine/threonine-protein kinase PknD — translation MKAHKYWIHTVWTAVLVLALIGPPPLRSQTSRRGPTTPGEALVWPPPPEKARIRWVESIFFAEDFMGESAVRQILRKFAGEGKRRLFVYPSDVTTDDGGRIFVSDTGGGRVVVLDTRRRKIDLWTGRNPRLTGPTGLAYARKVRRLFVSDSNAKRVLAFDDQGKVQLVITQKLDRPGGLAVDEGRGRLYVVDVQGHHIDVFDLQGRWVRTIGRRGEAPGEFNFPNYIAVDRDGFLYVSDMGNFRVQVLTPEGQVVNTFGQPGRRPGDLMRPKGIAVDSEYHIYVVDAMFNNVQVFDVFGRVYLAVGEPGTGPGQFLLPAGLHIDDQDRVYVVDQRNMRLQVFQYLASGEKAPAPSQVVSALGG, via the coding sequence ATGAAGGCCCACAAGTATTGGATTCATACCGTCTGGACGGCAGTCCTGGTTTTAGCCCTCATCGGACCCCCGCCGCTCAGAAGTCAGACGTCCCGGCGGGGCCCGACGACGCCGGGCGAGGCTCTCGTCTGGCCGCCGCCGCCGGAAAAAGCCCGAATCCGATGGGTCGAATCCATCTTCTTCGCCGAGGACTTCATGGGCGAAAGTGCGGTCCGTCAAATCCTGCGGAAATTCGCCGGCGAGGGCAAGCGGCGTTTGTTCGTCTATCCCAGCGACGTGACGACCGACGACGGGGGCCGCATTTTCGTCAGCGACACGGGCGGCGGCCGGGTCGTCGTCCTGGACACCCGGCGGCGGAAGATCGACCTCTGGACAGGCCGCAACCCCCGCCTGACCGGACCGACCGGCCTGGCCTACGCCCGCAAGGTCCGGCGGCTGTTCGTGTCCGATTCCAACGCCAAGCGGGTCCTGGCCTTCGACGACCAGGGCAAGGTCCAGCTCGTCATCACGCAGAAGCTGGACCGGCCCGGCGGGCTGGCCGTCGATGAGGGCCGGGGACGCCTCTATGTCGTGGACGTCCAGGGCCACCACATCGACGTGTTCGACCTCCAGGGCCGATGGGTCCGGACTATCGGCCGCCGGGGCGAGGCCCCCGGGGAATTCAATTTCCCAAACTACATCGCCGTGGACCGGGACGGCTTCCTGTATGTCTCCGACATGGGCAACTTCCGGGTCCAGGTCCTGACGCCCGAGGGCCAGGTCGTCAATACTTTTGGCCAGCCGGGCCGCCGGCCAGGTGACCTCATGCGGCCGAAGGGGATCGCCGTCGACTCGGAGTATCACATCTACGTCGTCGACGCCATGTTCAACAACGTCCAGGTCTTTGACGTCTTCGGACGGGTCTACCTCGCCGTCGGCGAGCCGGGCACGGGACCGGGTCAATTCCTCCTGCCGGCGGGCCTCCACATCGACGACCAGGACCGGGTCTATGTCGTGGACCAGCGAAACATGCGCCTGCAGGTCTTCCAGTACCTTGCCTCCGGCGAGAAGGCCCCGGCGCCCTCTCAGGTCGTCTCTGCGTTGGGTGGGTGA